ATTGTGACAGGATCCCCCTGTTTAAGGTATGTTCATATTCAAAACTATCATCTCTGCATTCTTTTAGTGTAATATATTACCAGTAGGTGCTCATGTTCGAAAGCTTTGATATGTGATTCCGTTTATGTTTGTTAAATTCTGTTCTTGCTGgcctttgattttgaatctgtTGATTTAAGCTTCATCCAATTTGGGATGAGAAAGAAAGTTACTTACATTGTTGGTGGAGTAGTAATTAGGAGGGTTCCTCTTGGACAATCGAAGGCCACCTTGAGAAAAGGCCCTGAGGAGCATATAATTGGATTGACATTCTTCCCTTTCATATGTGATATTGTAGTAACTTGATAGTCACATCCCAGTTTTTGCTTTGAGTATTTCTTCTACGCATACCAGTTAAGGTTGTATGTAGGCTTATGAAGGAGTTTTTGATAGAAGAATATAAGAATGTGGATCTACTTTTCTTCCAAgtttgatgtgagatctctcatcggttggggagaagaacgaaacacttttttataaatgtgtggaaatctctccctatctaaaaactttgagaggaagcctggaagggaaaacccaaagaggacaatatctgctagcggtgagcttggatcgttacaaatggtattagagctagaaactaagcgatgtgccagcgaggaggctgtaccccgaaggggggtggacacgaggcgatgtgccagcaaggatgctggccccaaagggggtggattggggaggtcccacatctgttggagaagggaacgagtgccaacgggGACGCTGCGCCccaaagggggatggattgtgagatcccacgtcggttggggaggagaacgaaacaatcttataagggtgtggaaacctctccctagcagacgcattttaaaaattttgagaggaagcctggaagggaaagcccaaacagGACAATATTTTCTGGTGGTGAAGTTGGGCAGTTACATTTGATCTCTAGTTTGGCCTAGACGAAGATAGATTAAAAAGAATCTTTTCACGAATTGGTTATTTTGAAGCTCAACTCTAATCATTCCAAGCTTGCGTTCTCCTTTATCCAAGCTATTTTGGGACGGTAAGTGCCCTTCCATGGAAAACTGGcttctaaaagtgttttttgAGTCAGCAGATCCAACGCAAAGGTTAGAACTTTATGATAAGAGTGATAATAGGGTCTTGCGTGCCTCCCTGTGATTAGAAAGAAACAATAGGATCTTCAATGATGTCTGAACTATTGGCTAAATGTACAATACAGTAGATGACCTCAAATTAGAGTACCATTCATACGGATTTCAGTAATTATGTCAGCTTTTCAATTAACTTAGATTGGAagcaattttttaattctcctACCCttagtgtaacagcccaagcccatcgctagcagaagttttcctttttgggctttccctcaagattttaaaacgcgtctgctagggagaggtttccacactcttataaagaatgcttagttcccctctccaaccgatgtgggatcttagaATCTACCCCTTCggagcctagtgtcctcgccgACACTCGTtcctgtaacagcccaagcccactgctagcagatattgtcctctttgggctttcccttctaggtttcccctcaaagttttaaaacgcgtatgctagggagagatttccacacccttataaagaatgcttcgttcccctctccaaccgatgtggaatctcgcaatccaccctcttcggaGCCTAGTttcggagcccagcatcctcgctgacactcgttcctgtaacaacccaagcccaccgctagtagatattgtccgctttggcccattacgtatcgccgtcaatctcacggttttaaaacgcatctacaagagagaggtttccacacccttataaggaatgtttcgttcccctctccaactgatgtgggatctcacaatccacccctacACTTAAGTTACAAGGAATTTGTCTCTCCTTTGGCATTTTGACtgtattctatttttctcGATGAAACGTTTTGTTTCttgtcaaaaagaaaagaatctacGATTTGATTCTAGAACAATTTTCCTTTCCGAATTAGTTAGTTTAGCAGGGCTAGTTTACAATAAGACGAAGATTTGAATCCTATCAACCATTTCTTATCAGGAAAACGAACAATCATTCACTGAAAGATCGAAAGGAGTGATTTCTTCTATAATGGACTCCGAGTTAGTTGCGCATAACGGTGGATGCCACTGCAAGAAAGTAAGATGGCGAGTCGAAGCACCTGCTAGTGTCGTAGCTTGGGATTGCAACTGTTCTGATTGCTTCATGAGGGCCAATACACATTTTATTGTGCCTTTGGAACGGTTCAAACTTTTAGGAGATTCCAAGAACTTTATTTCAACCTATACGTTTGGTACTCACACTGCAAAACATACCTTCTGTAAAGTTTGTGGCATTACCTCATTTTACCATCCACGCTCAAACCCAGATGGAGTTGCCATTACTTTCAAATGTGTTGATCCTGGAACATTGACCCACGTTGAGATTAGGCAGTTTGATGGGAGCAACTGGGAGGCCTCTTATGGTCATACAGGCATTGCTTCATTTTCTAAGCTATCTTAGAACATTAGTTAATATGCATTTTGATATTTGCTATAATCTATGTATATGACTGTTGACATGAACTTTGTTTAGACTTGTATTTGTACCAAATGTATATTCGTATTCCGAGTCTCGAGTCTTGTATGCAGGGCACACCATATTTCTACCGAGTCTATCTCTTCTTGGACTGTTCTATTATCCCTTTCAACCACTGTATTTTCCCTCTTTTGCCACAAAAAATGTGTTGTTTGTTCGGTTTAAACCTATTCTAGATTGTTAGGGTcaatttaggttaaattacaagtttagtttCTAAACTTTGAATTAGGTTCTAAACGTTCAAACATGTTTATTATGTCCtcttaaacatt
The nucleotide sequence above comes from Cucurbita pepo subsp. pepo cultivar mu-cu-16 chromosome LG11, ASM280686v2, whole genome shotgun sequence. Encoded proteins:
- the LOC111805291 gene encoding centromere protein V, producing the protein MDSELVAHNGGCHCKKVRWRVEAPASVVAWDCNCSDCFMRANTHFIVPLERFKLLGDSKNFISTYTFGTHTAKHTFCKVCGITSFYHPRSNPDGVAITFKCVDPGTLTHVEIRQFDGSNWEASYGHTGIASFSKLS